One window of the Microtus ochrogaster isolate Prairie Vole_2 unplaced genomic scaffold, MicOch1.0 UNK108, whole genome shotgun sequence genome contains the following:
- the LOC101979658 gene encoding vomeronasal type-2 receptor 116-like, whose amino-acid sequence MRRNQLPSDRSLLSQWAPEPFSLDACDPGPTDTSVSCSRHRPPHSLRHSMTLQTPAWAVLKGKRISSPQRKGNSLIEEKKELPANMLPDLHDLSLLEHGKHESNVDKCVRCPEDHYANREQNQCIPKVVVFLNYKDPVGLALSLMALCFSAFTDVVLGVFVKCHDTPIVKANNQNLSYILLISLILCFLCPLFFIGHPNSAICILQQVTFGVVFTVAVSTVLAKTVTALLAFKVTVPGRRMRYFLVSGAPNYIIVICTLIQVILCASWLQFSPPFIDNDAQSEPGQIIIVCNKGSVTAFYCVLGDHGSLALASFIVAFLARNLPDTFNEAKLLTFSMLLFCSVWVTFIPVYHSTKGKVMVVVEILSILISSAGLLGCNFIPKCYIILLRPERNSLQKLREKRSF is encoded by the exons ATGAGGAGGAACCAACTTCCTTCAGACAGGAGCCTGCTCTCCCAGTGGGCTCCAGAACCGTTTTCTTTGGATGCCTGTGATCCCGGCCCTACTGACACATCTGTCAGCTGTTCCAGACATCGACCACCTCACAGCCTCAGACACAGCATGACGCTACAGACACCAGCGTGGGctgttttgaaaggaaaaagaatttccAGCCCACAAAGAAAGGGGAACTCCTTgatagaggaaaaaaaggaactgCCTGCTAACATGCTACCAGATTTACAC GACTTAAGCCTTCTGGAGCATGGCAAACACGAATCTA ATGTGGATAAATGTGTGAGGTGTCCAGAGGACCACTATGCCAACAGAGAACAGAACCAGTGTATTCCAAAGGTTGTGGTCTTTCTGAACTACAAAGACCCTGTGGGGTTGGCTCTTTCCTTAATGGCCTTATGCTTCTCTGCATTCACAGATGTGGTTCTTGGAGTATTTGTGAAGTGTCATGACACTCCCATTGTGAAGGCCAATAACCAGAATCTCAGCTACATCTTGCTAATTTCACTCATCCTTTGTTTCCTGTGTCCCTTGTTCTTCATTGGGCATCCCAACTCAGCTATCTGTATCCTACAGCAAGTCACATTTGGAGTTGTATTCACTGTGGCAGTTTCTACCGTGTTGGCCAAAACAGTGACTGCGCTGCTTGCTTTCAAAGTCACAGTCCCTGGAAGAAGGATGAGGTACTTCCTGGTTTCAGGGGCACCCAATTACATCATTGTCATCTGTACTCTCATCCAAGTTATTCTCTGTGCAAGCTGGCTGCAATTTTCTCCACCCTTTATTGACAATGATGCACAGTCTGAGCCTGGCCAAATCATCATTGTGTGCAACAAGGGCTCAGTGACTGCATTCTACTGTGTCTTGGGAGACCATGGTTCCCTTGCCTTAGCTAGCTTCATTGTGGCTTTCTTGGCCAGGAATCTCCCTGACACATTCAATGAAGCCAAGTTACTGACCTTCAGCATGCTGTTGTTCTGCAGTGTCTGGGTCACTTTTATCCCTGTCTATCACAGTACCAAAGGCAAAGTCATGGTGGTTGTGGAGATCTTATCCATCTTGATTTCCAGTGCAGGCCTACTGGGATGCAACTTTATCCCCAAGTGCTACATAATTTTGTTAAGACCAGAAAGAAATTCTCTTCAAAAGTTGAGGGAGAAAAGATCTTTTTGA